The following coding sequences lie in one Photobacterium sp. CCB-ST2H9 genomic window:
- a CDS encoding GNAT family N-acetyltransferase, translating into MNEYLKLDLLTLAQLSQDAGKPIDDALYLKSLHKADQDGLLFECRKQGLLQGYFTLRKLDESTWFIPMFVVHPQYRNKVVLTSLFTQLARFIRKNSVQNLFSNVFRNNTLSVNFHQRLGFVITRENELEYEFQLTINEKVNTQWKHLEKDR; encoded by the coding sequence ATGAACGAATACTTAAAGTTAGATTTGCTGACTCTGGCGCAGTTATCGCAAGACGCTGGCAAGCCGATTGACGATGCGTTATATCTGAAATCCCTCCACAAAGCGGATCAAGACGGACTTCTGTTTGAATGCAGAAAACAAGGGTTACTTCAAGGGTATTTCACACTCAGAAAACTGGATGAATCAACATGGTTTATCCCGATGTTCGTCGTCCATCCGCAGTACCGAAATAAAGTTGTATTGACCTCTCTGTTTACACAACTGGCTCGTTTCATCAGAAAAAATTCCGTTCAAAACCTATTCAGCAATGTATTCAGAAACAATACATTATCGGTCAACTTTCATCAGCGACTTGGCTTTGTCATCACGCGAGAAAACGAACTGGAGTATGAATTCCAGTTAACCATCAATGAAAAAGTGAACACCCAATGGAAGCACCTCGAAAAAGATCGCTAA
- a CDS encoding radical SAM protein, giving the protein MNTEVTTQIFDKIQIIVKVSERCNLNCSYCYYFNGSDQSYRQRPAIFKKDVVEKLISDLSNMMMSGVKINNLDIVFHGGEPLLLKRKYLKEILENFRSKFENKTNLTFGVQTNGTLVDQSFIDLVNEYSIGVGVSIDGNKFIHDKFRVYKSGRGSFDDVVRGIKMLQEGIDLKKAPAVGVISVVSNKEDLLSTYSYLVDEMDIERISFLYPDATHDEWTSDTFFDVNNLGEALLGCVEKWSEKPEIAFKNINDYLDALRNYDYIEDEKTMTIELNSISKSQFTPFRMVIVRSDGGLYHYDRFLPAEADKLLAASDESNIRNIYFLDYLNSNTFVEIDRIYKNKHEKCDACLYKTICGGGDLQHRYSIKNGFNNPSIYCNDIKYLFDKTNEKLIASGYPENEIKEKLGNRFLI; this is encoded by the coding sequence ATGAATACGGAAGTTACAACTCAAATATTTGATAAGATTCAAATTATAGTGAAGGTTTCAGAAAGGTGTAACCTAAATTGTAGTTATTGCTATTATTTCAATGGATCTGACCAAAGCTATAGGCAAAGGCCTGCCATTTTCAAAAAAGATGTCGTAGAAAAATTAATCTCCGATCTATCAAATATGATGATGTCTGGAGTAAAAATAAATAATCTAGATATTGTATTTCATGGAGGAGAGCCTCTTCTCTTAAAAAGAAAGTATCTTAAAGAGATTTTGGAAAACTTCCGTTCTAAATTTGAAAACAAGACAAACTTGACTTTTGGTGTTCAAACCAATGGAACACTTGTTGATCAGTCGTTTATTGATCTTGTTAATGAATATTCTATTGGTGTAGGTGTTTCTATCGATGGCAACAAGTTTATTCATGATAAATTTCGAGTTTATAAATCGGGTCGTGGGAGCTTTGACGATGTTGTCCGAGGAATAAAGATGCTTCAGGAGGGGATTGATCTGAAAAAAGCTCCAGCTGTTGGTGTAATTTCAGTAGTTTCAAATAAGGAAGATCTCCTCAGTACTTATAGCTATCTTGTTGATGAGATGGATATCGAACGTATAAGTTTTTTATATCCAGATGCAACACATGATGAGTGGACATCTGATACATTTTTTGATGTAAATAATCTTGGTGAAGCTCTTTTAGGTTGTGTAGAAAAGTGGTCAGAAAAACCTGAAATTGCGTTCAAGAATATTAATGATTATCTTGATGCTTTAAGAAACTATGATTACATTGAAGATGAAAAAACGATGACAATTGAATTGAATTCGATTTCTAAAAGTCAATTCACACCATTTAGAATGGTTATTGTAAGAAGTGATGGTGGGCTTTATCATTATGATAGATTCCTACCGGCTGAAGCAGATAAACTTCTAGCTGCTAGTGATGAAAGCAATATTAGAAATATTTATTTTCTAGACTATTTAAACTCTAATACATTTGTAGAGATAGATAGAATATATAAAAATAAACATGAAAAATGTGATGCTTGCCTTTACAAAACAATTTGTGGAGGGGGAGATCTACAACACAGATACTCAATAAAAAATGGTTTTAATAATCCCAGTATATATTGCAATGATATAAAGTATCTTTTTGATAAAACTAATGAGAAACTAATAGCATCAGGATACCCGGAAAATGAAATCAAAGAGAAACTTGGAAATAGATTTTTAATTTGA
- a CDS encoding HlyD family secretion protein, translating into MGLDNKQESLFRPEVFENEQYRLCGTINLANSHKTRYIFVVVLILFISILFYVLSFDYSRKTVVHGMIESSSGIIRVEPRYNGVVNKIYIREGDLVNNGDNLFSIVSEDYYDDTSYLSLLLFELKLQEGNLKNEIKRNQELLLNFKKLIKVKLETARTEKLYFESRITQLNEQLINKEEIIKSSYELLQDGLENSLDHYILIDELIELKLRIEESNFALRSWQSKISNIEIESSDYEIKNRKNENIILNQLSDVKKEILKLKNSGEKIIKATKKGLVSSVNINVGDYIDEASSLAMIIPYGSKLIAELEINTQSSAFIENGDTVQLQIDAFPYQTFGFIYGKIYYVSDAVHFKKLESSSEPYYISRVMIDKPYLVINSQKVYLKRGMKVKADIIHEKKTVFKWIIDNFSSIRFDKN; encoded by the coding sequence ATGGGATTAGATAATAAACAAGAGAGTCTTTTCAGGCCTGAAGTTTTTGAGAACGAACAGTATCGGCTATGTGGTACTATTAATTTAGCAAATTCACATAAAACAAGATATATATTTGTAGTCGTTTTAATTTTATTTATTTCGATTTTGTTTTATGTTCTATCGTTTGACTATTCTAGAAAAACAGTTGTCCATGGTATGATAGAAAGTAGCTCGGGAATTATAAGAGTTGAGCCAAGGTATAATGGGGTTGTTAATAAGATCTACATTAGAGAAGGTGACTTGGTTAATAATGGTGATAACCTTTTCTCTATCGTATCTGAAGACTATTATGATGATACCTCTTACCTAAGTTTATTATTATTCGAACTGAAACTTCAGGAGGGAAATTTAAAAAATGAAATTAAGCGTAATCAAGAGCTTCTTTTGAACTTTAAGAAGCTAATAAAAGTGAAGTTGGAAACAGCACGAACGGAAAAATTATATTTTGAATCTCGGATTACCCAACTGAATGAACAGTTAATAAATAAAGAGGAAATTATAAAATCATCATATGAATTGCTGCAGGATGGTTTAGAAAACTCTCTTGATCATTATATATTAATTGATGAATTAATAGAGTTGAAACTGAGGATAGAGGAAAGCAATTTTGCATTGCGATCATGGCAGTCAAAAATAAGCAATATTGAAATAGAATCATCTGATTATGAGATTAAAAATAGAAAAAATGAAAATATTATTCTCAATCAATTGTCGGATGTTAAAAAGGAAATATTAAAATTAAAAAATAGTGGTGAAAAAATCATAAAGGCAACTAAAAAAGGGCTGGTGAGTTCGGTCAATATCAATGTTGGAGATTATATTGATGAAGCCAGTTCTCTGGCAATGATTATACCCTATGGTTCTAAACTGATTGCAGAGTTAGAAATTAATACCCAATCGTCGGCTTTTATTGAAAACGGAGACACAGTTCAACTTCAAATTGATGCTTTTCCATATCAAACATTCGGTTTTATCTATGGTAAAATATACTATGTAAGTGATGCCGTTCATTTTAAGAAACTGGAAAGTTCATCTGAACCTTATTACATTAGTAGAGTTATGATCGATAAACCATATTTAGTAATAAATTCTCAAAAAGTATACCTGAAAAGAGGTATGAAGGTTAAGGCAGATATTATTCATGAGAAAAAGACTGTCTTTAAGTGGATTATTGATAACTTTAGCTCAATTAGATTTGATAAAAACTAA